The Candidatus Kouleothrix ribensis genome has a segment encoding these proteins:
- a CDS encoding NERD domain-containing protein codes for MIPNVPPPTQEPSEPQDVPMSLDEAWRVRWPFDTREPMGAMFDRGTLTRSKLQWAAEKAKWPEVRRAAQTLIEELERRTAAAPAPTQAAPPPAQPTAPAPTIPRPTPTTAPASAEPPRYGARVVVASEYLEEQETFHGWLLAYYAGLGVAVAMLTLNTIFWLIRGQSAWLTALSLMANIVAWVWFAVVVRRQIQKVRSYRAGRKGEEQVVELLRQALDSRWTIYRNLQLPDRRDDLDLVLVGPGGVWAVQVKATGAPLRVQGGRWEVKRGGQWVAAKPDPGAQVKGQAKRLNDFFKCSGINRYVEAAVALAESQPFDKFEGSPIPVWLPFAIEARARQLSTRYPPSAAELERISELLSRRAVEQRAVEEARQGRRG; via the coding sequence ATGATCCCCAACGTCCCCCCGCCCACCCAAGAACCCAGCGAGCCGCAGGATGTGCCTATGTCGCTCGATGAGGCCTGGCGCGTGCGGTGGCCCTTCGATACCCGCGAGCCGATGGGGGCGATGTTTGATCGCGGCACGCTCACGCGCAGCAAGCTCCAATGGGCGGCTGAGAAGGCCAAGTGGCCCGAGGTGAGGCGCGCCGCACAGACGCTGATCGAGGAGCTGGAGCGCCGCACAGCCGCCGCACCAGCTCCAACCCAAGCTGCCCCGCCACCCGCTCAGCCCACGGCTCCCGCGCCGACCATACCTCGCCCTACCCCGACCACAGCGCCAGCCTCAGCTGAGCCGCCGCGCTACGGCGCGCGCGTAGTGGTGGCCAGCGAGTACCTGGAGGAGCAGGAGACCTTTCATGGCTGGCTGCTGGCCTACTATGCTGGCCTTGGCGTTGCGGTTGCCATGCTGACGCTCAATACGATCTTCTGGCTCATACGTGGCCAGTCAGCATGGCTGACGGCGCTCTCGCTTATGGCAAACATCGTCGCCTGGGTGTGGTTTGCCGTTGTGGTACGTCGGCAGATCCAGAAAGTACGCTCCTACCGCGCCGGCCGCAAAGGTGAGGAACAGGTAGTCGAGCTGCTGCGCCAGGCGCTGGATAGCCGCTGGACGATCTACCGCAACCTGCAGCTGCCCGATCGGCGCGACGACCTCGACCTCGTGCTGGTCGGGCCGGGCGGCGTGTGGGCTGTGCAGGTCAAGGCCACCGGTGCACCGCTGCGCGTGCAAGGTGGGCGTTGGGAAGTCAAGCGCGGTGGGCAGTGGGTGGCAGCAAAACCCGATCCTGGAGCGCAGGTGAAGGGTCAAGCCAAACGGCTGAACGACTTCTTTAAGTGCAGTGGGATCAACCGCTACGTGGAGGCAGCGGTCGCGCTGGCTGAGTCGCAGCCGTTTGATAAGTTTGAGGGCTCGCCGATTCCAGTCTGGCTGCCGTTTGCCATCGAGGCCAGGGCGCGGCAGCTGTCCACACGCTACCCGCCGTCCGCCGCCGAGCTGGAGCGAATCAGCGAGCTGCTGAGCAGGCGCGCGGTCGAGCAGCGCGCGGTCGAGGAGGCGAGGCAGGGGAGGCGAGGGTAG